In a single window of the Agromyces sp. H17E-10 genome:
- a CDS encoding cysteine desulfurase family protein, which yields MIFLDHAATTPVRREVLEAMWPYLTGAFGNPSSRHGLGDEAARALGDARASVAEVVGCRPGDVIFTSGGTEADNLAVTGLALANPRGRHVVVSAVEHEAVLESARALARLHGFALDEVAVDGAGRVSPDLLAAVLRPDTTLVSAQLANNEVGTVQPVAELAALARRVGALVHTDAVQAAGRLPLSLDALGVDALSLAGHKIGAPKGTGVLVVRGRLPLEPVLHGGGQERGRRSGTENVAGAVAFATALRLAEAERVETAERVGALSARLVERVLAEVPEARLTGAVDARLPGTVSFVFPGTSGEAVLLELERDGVVCSSGSACAAGRDDPSHVLTAMGVPAEIAQTAVRFTLGSATTSDEIEDAATAVSRAVSAVRAIVTS from the coding sequence GTGATCTTCCTCGACCACGCGGCGACCACGCCCGTGCGCCGCGAGGTGCTCGAGGCGATGTGGCCCTACCTGACCGGCGCCTTCGGCAACCCGTCGAGCCGGCACGGCCTCGGCGACGAGGCCGCGCGGGCGCTCGGCGACGCGCGCGCGAGCGTCGCCGAGGTCGTCGGCTGCCGCCCGGGCGACGTGATCTTCACGAGCGGCGGCACCGAGGCCGACAACCTCGCGGTCACGGGGCTCGCGCTCGCGAACCCGCGCGGCCGGCACGTCGTCGTCTCGGCCGTCGAGCACGAGGCGGTGCTCGAGTCGGCGCGCGCCCTCGCCAGGCTCCACGGGTTCGCGCTCGACGAGGTCGCGGTCGACGGCGCCGGGCGGGTGTCGCCCGACCTCCTCGCGGCGGTGCTCCGCCCCGACACGACGCTCGTCTCGGCGCAGCTCGCCAACAACGAGGTCGGCACCGTGCAGCCCGTCGCCGAGCTCGCCGCCCTCGCTCGCAGGGTCGGCGCGCTCGTGCACACCGACGCGGTGCAGGCCGCGGGCCGGCTCCCCCTCTCGCTCGACGCGCTCGGCGTCGACGCGCTGTCGCTCGCGGGGCACAAGATCGGCGCGCCGAAGGGCACGGGCGTGCTCGTCGTGCGCGGGCGACTCCCCCTCGAACCGGTGCTGCACGGCGGCGGGCAGGAGCGCGGGCGCCGGTCGGGCACCGAGAACGTCGCGGGCGCGGTCGCGTTCGCGACGGCCCTCCGGCTCGCGGAGGCCGAACGCGTCGAGACCGCGGAGCGGGTCGGCGCGCTGAGCGCGCGGCTCGTCGAGCGCGTGCTCGCCGAGGTGCCCGAGGCCCGCCTCACGGGCGCCGTCGACGCACGCCTCCCCGGCACCGTCTCGTTCGTCTTCCCCGGTACGAGCGGCGAAGCGGTGCTGCTGGAGCTCGAGCGCGACGGCGTCGTCTGCTCGAGCGGCTCGGCGTGCGCGGCAGGCCGCGACGACCCGTCACACGTGCTCACGGCGATGGGCGTGCCCGCCGAGATCGCCCAGACGGCAGTGCGGTTCACCCTCGGCTCCGCGACGACGTCCGACGAGATCGAGGATGCCGCCACCGCCGTCTCACGGGCCGTGTCGGCGGTGCGCGCTATCGTGACATCATGA
- the nadC gene encoding carboxylating nicotinate-nucleotide diphosphorylase, producing the protein MTDTREIERIVSAALDEDAPWGDLTGETLIPADATATAELVAREPGVLSGVDVFAAAFRLVDPSIAVEPLARDGEPFAAGAVLATVQGPARGILRAERVALNLLQRMSGIATLTARYVAAVDGTRARIVDTRKTTPGLRSLERQAVRDGGGRNHRRSLSDAIMAKDNHLAVLTAGGVDLATALRAARDRMPHTAHLEVEVDRIDQIAAVLDGGADTIMLDNFTVDELREGVALIDGRAVVEASGGVNLDTVAAIAATGVDVVSVGALTHSVRSLDLGLDVVVEAPGDQRAADADADAGVPAGHP; encoded by the coding sequence ATGACCGACACCCGCGAGATCGAGCGCATCGTCTCCGCCGCCCTCGACGAGGACGCCCCGTGGGGAGACCTCACCGGCGAGACGCTCATCCCCGCCGACGCCACCGCGACCGCCGAACTCGTCGCGCGCGAGCCGGGGGTGCTCAGCGGCGTCGACGTGTTCGCAGCGGCGTTCCGCCTGGTCGACCCGAGCATCGCGGTCGAGCCGCTCGCCCGCGACGGTGAGCCGTTCGCCGCGGGCGCCGTGCTCGCGACGGTGCAGGGTCCCGCCCGCGGCATCCTCCGCGCCGAGCGCGTCGCCCTCAACCTGCTCCAGCGCATGTCGGGCATCGCGACGCTCACCGCGCGCTACGTCGCTGCGGTCGACGGTACCCGCGCCCGCATCGTCGACACGCGCAAGACGACCCCCGGCCTGCGCAGCCTCGAACGCCAGGCCGTGCGCGACGGCGGCGGCCGCAACCACCGCCGCTCGCTGTCGGACGCGATCATGGCGAAGGACAACCACCTCGCCGTGCTCACCGCGGGCGGCGTCGATCTCGCGACCGCGCTGCGGGCAGCCCGTGACCGGATGCCGCACACCGCGCACCTCGAGGTCGAGGTCGATCGCATCGACCAGATCGCGGCCGTGCTCGACGGCGGCGCCGACACGATCATGCTCGACAACTTCACCGTCGACGAGCTGCGCGAGGGCGTCGCGCTCATCGACGGGCGCGCGGTCGTCGAGGCCTCGGGCGGCGTGAACCTCGACACCGTCGCGGCGATCGCCGCGACGGGAGTCGACGTCGTCTCGGTCGGCGCGCTCACCCACTCGGTGCGCTCGCTCGACCTCGGGCTGGACGTCGTCGTCGAAGCACCCGGAGACCAGCGCGCGGCCGACGCCGACGCCGACGCCGGCGTGCCAGCGGGGCATCCGTGA
- the nadB gene encoding L-aspartate oxidase, whose protein sequence is MTRVLVVGGGIGGLWAAVRAADAGASVELVTKTELAETNTRYAQGGIAAALFPDDSAERHLADTIAAGAGLADPDAVRVLCDEGPARVRDLIRFGVAFDRGESGLSRGLEAAHSRARIVHAGGDATGAAIEAALVATVRRRAVRIDERTMLVDLLVEPRADGRPVVVGARLLGADGTIVERRADAVVLATGGSGRLYRHTTNPDVATGDGVAAAWRAGAAVADLEFTQFHPTALAAPGTPLISEAVRGEGAVLRDASGARFMLDVHSDAELAPRDVVARAVWRRMAEQDGEPVRLDATALGAAFLASRFPGLDRVVREAGFDWGREAVPVTPAAHYAMGGIVTDLDGRASLPGLYAVGECACTGVHGANRLASNSLLEAAVFGERAARAITGGAPRATAPAPAAPTTPAALRPSAPAEQHRGYTIRHPEVSGPTPGAADRISAGMAGARVDRVALQELMWNRVGLERDARGLAEAAERLDAWSAPAPVDRRSAEDRNLLGLARLTVAAAQARRESVGAHFRTDDPTASVPPTAASSASTGRPTTTTRPDLEEAA, encoded by the coding sequence ATGACCCGCGTGCTCGTGGTCGGCGGTGGCATCGGCGGGCTCTGGGCCGCCGTACGCGCCGCCGACGCCGGAGCGAGCGTCGAGCTCGTCACGAAGACCGAGCTCGCCGAGACGAACACCCGCTACGCGCAGGGCGGCATCGCCGCTGCACTGTTCCCCGACGACTCGGCCGAGCGCCACCTCGCCGACACGATCGCCGCGGGGGCCGGACTCGCCGATCCCGACGCGGTGCGCGTGCTGTGCGACGAGGGGCCGGCGCGCGTGCGCGACCTGATCAGGTTCGGGGTCGCGTTCGACCGGGGCGAGTCGGGACTCTCGCGCGGCCTCGAGGCAGCGCACTCGCGCGCCCGCATCGTGCACGCCGGCGGCGACGCGACCGGAGCGGCGATCGAGGCCGCGCTCGTCGCGACCGTGCGTCGGCGCGCCGTGCGCATCGACGAGCGCACGATGCTCGTCGACCTCCTCGTCGAGCCCCGAGCCGACGGCCGCCCCGTCGTCGTCGGCGCCCGGCTGCTCGGCGCCGACGGCACGATCGTCGAGCGTCGCGCCGACGCCGTCGTGCTCGCGACCGGTGGCAGCGGACGCCTCTACCGGCACACGACGAACCCCGACGTCGCGACGGGCGACGGCGTCGCGGCCGCCTGGCGCGCCGGTGCGGCGGTCGCCGACCTCGAGTTCACCCAGTTCCACCCGACCGCGCTCGCCGCGCCGGGCACTCCCCTCATCTCCGAGGCCGTTCGCGGCGAGGGCGCCGTGCTGCGCGACGCATCGGGAGCCCGGTTCATGCTCGACGTGCACTCCGATGCCGAACTCGCGCCGCGCGACGTCGTCGCGCGGGCCGTGTGGCGGCGCATGGCCGAGCAGGACGGCGAGCCCGTGCGGCTCGACGCGACCGCGCTCGGCGCCGCGTTCCTCGCCTCGCGGTTCCCAGGGCTCGACCGGGTCGTGCGCGAGGCCGGATTCGACTGGGGCCGCGAGGCCGTGCCGGTGACGCCCGCCGCGCACTACGCGATGGGCGGCATCGTCACCGACCTCGACGGGCGGGCGAGCCTTCCGGGGCTGTACGCCGTCGGCGAGTGCGCCTGCACCGGGGTGCACGGCGCGAACCGACTCGCGTCGAACTCGCTGCTCGAGGCGGCCGTCTTCGGCGAGCGCGCCGCCCGCGCGATCACGGGCGGTGCGCCCCGCGCTACGGCTCCTGCCCCTGCCGCTCCCACGACGCCTGCTGCTCTCCGCCCCTCCGCTCCCGCCGAGCAGCATCGCGGATATACGATCCGCCACCCCGAGGTTTCGGGCCCGACGCCCGGCGCGGCGGATCGTATATCCGCAGGAATGGCCGGGGCCCGGGTCGACCGGGTAGCCCTGCAGGAGCTCATGTGGAACCGGGTGGGCCTCGAGCGCGACGCGCGCGGACTCGCCGAGGCCGCCGAACGGCTCGACGCGTGGAGCGCCCCCGCGCCCGTCGACCGACGATCCGCCGAGGACCGCAACCTGCTCGGCCTCGCACGGCTGACGGTCGCGGCGGCGCAGGCCCGCCGCGAGAGCGTCGGCGCGCACTTCCGCACCGACGACCCGACCGCGTCGGTCCCCCCGACGGCGGCATCCTCGGCATCGACCGGCCGTCCGACCACCACCACCCGCCCAGACCTCGAGGAGGCCGCCTGA
- the gcvH gene encoding glycine cleavage system protein GcvH, with protein MTDLNALQYTEEHEWVVVDGDVATIGITDYAAEKLGDVVYVDLPSAGTAITEGTVVGEIESTKSVGELFAPVNGEVVEANQAVVDAPELVNSDPFGEGWLVKVKVGDLPKLLTRDEYVALTGE; from the coding sequence ATGACCGACCTCAACGCCCTCCAGTACACCGAAGAGCACGAGTGGGTCGTCGTCGACGGCGACGTCGCGACGATCGGCATCACCGACTACGCCGCCGAGAAGCTCGGCGACGTCGTCTACGTCGACCTCCCCTCGGCCGGCACCGCGATCACCGAGGGCACCGTCGTCGGCGAGATCGAGTCGACGAAGTCGGTCGGCGAGCTCTTCGCCCCCGTGAACGGCGAGGTCGTCGAGGCGAACCAGGCCGTCGTCGACGCGCCCGAACTCGTCAACAGCGACCCGTTCGGCGAGGGCTGGCTCGTCAAGGTCAAGGTCGGCGACCTGCCGAAGCTGCTCACCCGCGACGAGTACGTCGCCCTCACCGGAGAGTAA
- a CDS encoding multicopper oxidase family protein: MNTAALLALYGVVVIAAAGLWAAAATTGNRAPRWLALGGCLAVASAAAIAVVLATRDLAFADEKLFVGVPLAAAGCVAGLVGLRRRRHDPDDTAGRVALVAGVAATAAAAAETWLIGGPVRLMPTVVLLGVVVLAVGTTWAIVARRGRRAVTGFAGLAGIAIVASVGWVWLADTAAPNLEAAPSHHAVAAAAATPGDTGPAGGAGTGASVSVADLRTPADPDRRTDRFTLTAKRSLVALDDGSTIDAWTFDGRVPGPELRVREGDLVEVTLHNDDIAAGVTLHWHGVDVPNGEDGVAGVTQDAVMPGDSFDYRFVADVPGTYWYHTHQGSAEGVRKGLYGMLVVEPARPAGTDAGAVAPDAASDTLDVVAPVHTFGSHVVVGEHALAENRTVAPGTRVRVRIADTDLEPLAVRLAGVPFRVVAVDGRDLAGGAEVDDRSLRLPAGGRVDLEFTMPDERVALGVDRSAEAGLVFVPGEADAAGASPTSTDSPMPVPSAVPELDLLTYGEPDAVASRLAATTPDVDAKLVLDRLPRFVGGAPKYAYTVDGRVFPHIDPVSVREGDVVRLTIVNRGFEPHPMHVHGHHVLVLSRDGVAATGAPLWLDSVDVRPGEVWQVLLVADNPGIWMDHCHNLEHAAEGMMMSLAYAGVTSPFEHDAHGNRPE, encoded by the coding sequence ATGAACACGGCAGCCCTCCTCGCCCTGTACGGCGTCGTCGTCATCGCGGCGGCCGGCCTGTGGGCGGCCGCCGCGACGACCGGGAACCGCGCGCCCCGATGGCTCGCGCTGGGCGGATGCCTCGCGGTCGCGTCGGCCGCGGCCATCGCGGTCGTGCTCGCGACGCGCGACCTCGCGTTCGCCGACGAGAAGCTGTTCGTCGGCGTCCCGCTCGCCGCCGCCGGTTGCGTCGCGGGCCTCGTGGGGCTGCGACGGCGCCGTCACGACCCCGACGACACCGCCGGCCGGGTCGCACTCGTCGCGGGGGTCGCTGCCACGGCGGCCGCCGCCGCGGAGACCTGGCTCATCGGCGGGCCGGTGCGGCTCATGCCGACGGTCGTGCTGCTCGGCGTCGTCGTGCTCGCGGTCGGCACGACGTGGGCGATCGTCGCACGCCGCGGGCGCCGAGCGGTCACCGGTTTCGCTGGTCTCGCCGGGATCGCGATCGTCGCGTCCGTCGGCTGGGTGTGGCTCGCCGACACCGCCGCACCGAACCTCGAGGCCGCGCCGTCGCACCACGCGGTCGCCGCCGCGGCAGCGACCCCGGGCGACACGGGACCGGCGGGCGGCGCCGGCACCGGCGCATCCGTCTCGGTCGCCGACCTGCGCACGCCGGCCGACCCCGACCGACGCACCGACCGATTCACGCTCACCGCGAAGCGCTCGCTCGTCGCCCTCGACGACGGCTCCACGATCGACGCCTGGACCTTCGACGGGCGCGTGCCCGGCCCCGAGCTGCGGGTGCGCGAGGGCGACCTCGTCGAGGTGACCCTGCACAACGACGACATCGCCGCGGGCGTCACCCTGCACTGGCACGGGGTCGACGTACCCAACGGCGAGGACGGCGTCGCCGGCGTCACCCAGGACGCGGTCATGCCGGGCGACTCGTTCGACTACCGGTTCGTCGCCGATGTGCCGGGCACCTACTGGTACCACACGCACCAGGGGTCGGCCGAGGGCGTGCGCAAGGGCCTCTACGGCATGCTCGTCGTCGAACCGGCCCGCCCGGCCGGCACCGACGCCGGTGCCGTCGCACCGGACGCCGCGTCCGACACGCTCGACGTCGTCGCGCCCGTGCACACGTTCGGGTCGCACGTCGTCGTCGGCGAGCACGCGCTCGCCGAGAACCGCACGGTCGCACCCGGTACACGCGTCCGCGTGCGGATCGCCGACACCGACCTCGAACCGCTCGCAGTGCGGCTCGCCGGGGTACCGTTCCGGGTGGTCGCCGTCGACGGTCGCGACCTCGCGGGCGGCGCGGAGGTCGACGACCGGTCGTTGCGGCTCCCCGCCGGCGGTCGCGTCGACCTCGAGTTCACGATGCCCGACGAGCGGGTCGCGCTCGGCGTCGACCGCTCGGCCGAGGCGGGGCTCGTCTTCGTGCCCGGTGAGGCGGATGCCGCGGGCGCGTCGCCGACCTCGACCGACTCGCCGATGCCCGTGCCCTCGGCCGTGCCCGAGCTCGACCTGCTGACCTACGGCGAACCCGACGCGGTCGCCTCGCGGCTGGCCGCGACGACGCCCGACGTCGATGCGAAGCTCGTGCTCGACCGCCTGCCCAGGTTCGTCGGCGGCGCACCGAAATACGCGTACACCGTCGACGGACGGGTCTTCCCGCACATCGACCCGGTGAGCGTGCGGGAGGGCGATGTCGTGCGGCTCACGATCGTGAACCGCGGGTTCGAACCGCACCCGATGCACGTGCACGGGCACCACGTGCTCGTGCTCTCACGCGACGGCGTCGCCGCGACCGGCGCACCGCTCTGGCTCGACTCGGTCGACGTGCGGCCGGGCGAGGTCTGGCAGGTGCTCCTCGTCGCCGACAACCCGGGCATCTGGATGGACCACTGCCACAACCTCGAGCACGCGGCCGAGGGCATGATGATGTCGCTCGCCTACGCGGGGGTCACGAGCCCGTTCGAGCACGACGCGCACGGCAACCGGCCCGAGTGA
- the gcvT gene encoding glycine cleavage system aminomethyltransferase GcvT, which yields MTNDPGTTSPATAEPVEERRSPLDAVHRAAGASFTDFAGWQMPVRYSSDLAEHHAVRTASGIFDLSHMGEIVLVGPEAAAALDHALAGKLSAIEVGQAKYSLLLADDGGIIDDLVVYRTGDDRYMVVANASNAAVVADELRARAEGFDTLVSDESDDIALVALQGPDARAVLLETPGFGVDGPGNDAEDFDAQIAALKYYRAFPATFEGQPVLVARTGYTGEDGFELYLAPERAAGLWDALTETGGPRVVPCGLASRDTLRLEAGMPLYGHELGRDILPVQAGLGRVVALSKEGDFVGRAAIEQGPAEGARVLVGLAAEGRRAARADYEVYDGDGADATLVGVITSGALSPTLGHPVAMAFVDPAVSEQGTGLFVDVRGTRIPATVVALPFYKRAS from the coding sequence GTGACGAACGACCCCGGTACCACCAGCCCCGCCACGGCCGAGCCCGTCGAGGAGCGACGCAGCCCGCTCGACGCCGTGCACCGCGCGGCCGGCGCGAGCTTCACCGACTTCGCCGGCTGGCAGATGCCGGTGCGCTACTCCTCCGACCTCGCCGAGCACCACGCCGTGCGCACCGCGTCGGGCATCTTCGACCTGTCGCACATGGGCGAGATCGTGCTCGTCGGCCCCGAGGCCGCGGCCGCCCTCGACCACGCGCTCGCGGGCAAGCTGTCGGCGATCGAGGTCGGCCAGGCGAAGTACTCGCTCCTGCTCGCCGACGACGGCGGCATCATCGACGACCTCGTCGTCTACCGCACGGGCGACGACCGCTACATGGTCGTCGCGAACGCCTCGAACGCGGCCGTCGTCGCCGACGAGCTGCGCGCCCGCGCCGAGGGCTTCGACACGCTCGTCTCCGACGAGAGCGACGACATCGCGCTCGTCGCGCTGCAGGGCCCCGACGCGCGCGCCGTGCTGCTGGAGACCCCGGGCTTCGGCGTCGACGGCCCCGGCAACGATGCAGAGGACTTCGACGCGCAGATCGCCGCACTCAAGTACTACCGCGCGTTCCCGGCGACCTTCGAGGGGCAGCCCGTGCTCGTCGCCCGCACGGGCTACACCGGCGAAGACGGTTTCGAGCTCTACCTCGCACCCGAGCGCGCCGCAGGCCTGTGGGACGCGCTGACCGAGACCGGCGGCCCCCGTGTGGTGCCGTGCGGGCTCGCGAGCCGCGACACCCTCCGCCTCGAGGCGGGCATGCCACTCTACGGCCACGAGCTCGGCCGCGACATCCTGCCCGTGCAGGCCGGCCTCGGCCGCGTGGTCGCACTCTCGAAGGAGGGCGACTTCGTCGGCCGCGCCGCGATCGAGCAGGGTCCGGCCGAGGGCGCGCGCGTGCTCGTCGGCCTCGCCGCCGAAGGCCGTCGCGCCGCCCGCGCCGACTACGAGGTGTACGACGGCGACGGCGCGGACGCGACCCTGGTCGGCGTCATCACGAGCGGCGCGCTGTCGCCGACGCTCGGCCACCCCGTCGCGATGGCCTTCGTCGACCCGGCGGTGAGCGAGCAGGGCACCGGCCTCTTCGTCGACGTGCGCGGCACGCGCATCCCGGCCACCGTCGTCGCGCTGCCCTTCTACAAGCGCGCCTCCTGA
- the nadA gene encoding quinolinate synthase NadA, translating into MTITTPDTTAATRRAASVDRSLQLIATGAASGASCAPELAKGPWEFDAGPSGYGPGASMGDVIPTGSPRQGALPEAYRRASDDELHDRIRAAKATLGDRVVVLGHFYQRDEVVQHADFVGDSFQLANAALTRPDAEAIVFCGVHFMAETADLLSRPDQAVILPNLAAGCSMADMADLSSVEECWEQLESVYGDLDAVDAAGRVPVVPVTYMNSSAALKGFVGRHGGIVCTSSNARTVLEQVFERGQRVLFFPDQHLGRNTAKAMGVPLEQMPMWNPRRPLGGSTADELADAKVILWHGFCSVHKRFTVDQIAQARATHPGVQVIVHPECPMPVVDAADAAGSTDFIVKAIAAAPAGSTFAIGTEINLVQRLAAEHPEHTIFCLDPVVCPCSTMYRIHPGYLAWVLEELVEGRVVNRITVPSDVADPARLALERMLAAKPPAAASAPAPVLAPTLAETGA; encoded by the coding sequence ATGACCATCACGACGCCCGACACCACGGCCGCCACCCGCCGCGCGGCATCCGTCGACCGCAGCCTGCAGCTCATCGCGACGGGCGCCGCGTCCGGCGCCAGTTGCGCGCCCGAGCTCGCGAAGGGGCCGTGGGAGTTCGACGCCGGGCCCTCCGGCTACGGCCCCGGGGCGTCGATGGGCGACGTCATCCCGACGGGGTCGCCCCGGCAGGGTGCGCTGCCCGAGGCGTACCGCCGGGCCTCCGACGACGAGCTGCACGATCGCATCCGCGCCGCGAAGGCCACGCTCGGCGACCGCGTCGTCGTGCTCGGACACTTCTACCAGCGCGACGAGGTCGTGCAGCACGCCGACTTCGTGGGCGACTCGTTCCAGCTCGCGAACGCGGCGCTCACCCGGCCCGACGCCGAGGCGATCGTGTTCTGCGGGGTGCACTTCATGGCCGAGACCGCCGACCTGCTCTCGCGCCCCGACCAGGCCGTGATCCTGCCGAACCTCGCCGCCGGCTGCTCGATGGCCGACATGGCCGACCTCTCGAGCGTCGAGGAGTGCTGGGAGCAGCTCGAGTCGGTCTACGGCGACCTCGACGCCGTGGATGCCGCGGGGCGGGTGCCGGTCGTGCCGGTGACCTACATGAACTCCTCGGCCGCGCTGAAGGGCTTCGTCGGGCGCCACGGCGGCATCGTGTGCACCTCGTCGAACGCGCGCACCGTGCTCGAGCAGGTCTTCGAACGCGGGCAGCGGGTGCTCTTCTTCCCCGACCAGCACCTCGGCCGCAACACCGCGAAGGCGATGGGCGTGCCCCTCGAGCAGATGCCGATGTGGAACCCGCGCAGGCCGCTCGGCGGCTCCACCGCCGACGAGCTCGCCGACGCGAAGGTGATCCTCTGGCACGGCTTCTGCTCGGTGCACAAGCGGTTCACCGTCGACCAGATCGCCCAGGCGCGCGCGACGCACCCCGGCGTGCAGGTCATCGTGCACCCCGAGTGCCCGATGCCCGTCGTCGACGCCGCCGACGCGGCGGGCTCGACCGACTTCATCGTGAAGGCGATCGCCGCGGCGCCCGCCGGCTCGACGTTCGCGATCGGCACCGAGATCAACCTCGTGCAGCGGCTCGCCGCCGAGCACCCCGAGCACACGATCTTCTGCCTCGACCCGGTGGTGTGCCCGTGCTCGACGATGTACCGCATCCACCCCGGCTACCTCGCCTGGGTACTCGAGGAGCTCGTCGAAGGCCGCGTCGTCAACCGCATCACCGTGCCGTCCGACGTGGCGGACCCGGCTCGGCTGGCGCTCGAGCGCATGCTCGCGGCGAAGCCTCCGGCTGCGGCATCCGCGCCCGCGCCGGTGCTCGCGCCGACGCTCGCCGAGACCGGAGCCTGA
- a CDS encoding NUDIX hydrolase, protein MPHELDAPMRLAVSTVIFALRPDASGRAVLWTPLVRRTREPQLGLWALPGGWLPVNEELEVAAARTLRATTGLAPKYLEQLYTFGEVDRSPDARVISVVYWALVQSDEAARATAGPNVRWVPADTLPGLAFDHNRIVEYALWRLRTKVEYTEIAHAFLGETFTLAELREVYEAVLQRPLDPANFRRTMIASGRLRETGELLAGAAHRPPKLYRYVAAARTGEVREPFQSERPAS, encoded by the coding sequence ATGCCGCACGAGCTCGACGCCCCCATGCGCCTCGCCGTGTCGACCGTCATCTTCGCGCTGCGGCCGGATGCCTCGGGGCGGGCCGTGCTCTGGACCCCGCTCGTGCGCCGCACCCGCGAGCCGCAGCTCGGCCTGTGGGCGCTCCCGGGCGGCTGGCTTCCCGTGAACGAGGAGCTCGAGGTCGCAGCGGCCCGCACGCTGCGGGCGACGACGGGCCTCGCACCCAAGTACCTCGAGCAGCTGTACACGTTCGGCGAGGTCGACCGCTCCCCCGATGCCCGCGTGATCTCGGTCGTCTACTGGGCGCTCGTGCAGAGCGACGAGGCAGCCCGCGCGACCGCCGGACCGAACGTGCGCTGGGTGCCCGCCGACACGCTGCCAGGCCTCGCGTTCGACCACAACCGCATCGTCGAGTACGCCCTCTGGCGACTGCGCACGAAGGTCGAGTACACCGAGATCGCGCACGCCTTCCTCGGCGAGACGTTCACGCTCGCCGAGCTCCGCGAGGTGTACGAGGCGGTGCTCCAGCGGCCGCTCGACCCCGCGAACTTCCGCCGCACCATGATCGCGTCGGGGCGCCTGCGCGAGACCGGCGAGCTCCTCGCCGGCGCGGCGCACCGCCCACCGAAGCTGTACCGCTACGTCGCCGCCGCCCGCACGGGCGAGGTGCGAGAACCGTTCCAGAGCGAGAGGCCCGCCTCATGA
- a CDS encoding DUF6220 domain-containing protein, translating to MKKAFLVTTVLFVVDAMLQVYLAAFGTFGMEAGDDTAFSAHGINGQIVLRVLALAMIVFAALARAGKRTIWMTVTVFLLTVLQLLIFILTGVIFGVGPESSTVPLPAMLTVSLHGLNGALIIVLGVALFFRARKLVREGSPQQAAASTTATATPEVAQSTQPSSVA from the coding sequence ATGAAGAAGGCGTTCCTCGTGACCACCGTCCTGTTCGTCGTCGACGCGATGCTGCAGGTCTATCTCGCAGCGTTCGGCACCTTCGGCATGGAGGCGGGCGACGACACCGCGTTCAGCGCGCACGGCATCAACGGCCAGATCGTGCTGCGCGTGCTCGCGCTCGCCATGATCGTGTTCGCCGCCCTCGCCCGGGCCGGCAAGCGCACCATCTGGATGACCGTCACGGTCTTCCTGCTGACGGTGCTGCAGCTGCTCATCTTCATCCTGACCGGCGTCATCTTCGGCGTCGGGCCCGAGTCCTCGACCGTGCCGCTGCCCGCGATGCTGACGGTCAGCCTGCACGGACTCAACGGCGCGCTGATCATCGTGCTCGGCGTCGCCCTCTTCTTCCGGGCGCGCAAGCTCGTTCGCGAGGGCTCGCCGCAGCAGGCGGCCGCGTCGACCACGGCGACCGCAACCCCCGAGGTCGCGCAGTCGACCCAGCCGTCGAGCGTCGCTTGA